The proteins below are encoded in one region of Pseudoduganella armeniaca:
- the ribB gene encoding 3,4-dihydroxy-2-butanone-4-phosphate synthase, whose translation MFVNEVTAISPTLHSNDLPGRIAAALDAMRQGIPVILLDDFDRENEADLIVAVDRLSVETMALLIRECSGIVCLCLTAERVRELELPPMAPENGSRYGTPFTVSIEARDGVTTGVSAQDRVTTVRAATRPGARPEDIVRPGHVFPLRATPGGVLARAGHTEGSVDLAVMAGLQPAAVLCELMNPDGTMMRGAAIERFAALHGMPILTIAEMIAWRRQHG comes from the coding sequence ATGTTTGTCAACGAAGTTACTGCAATCTCCCCTACCCTGCACAGCAACGACCTGCCGGGGCGCATCGCCGCCGCGCTGGATGCCATGCGCCAGGGTATCCCCGTCATCCTGCTGGACGATTTCGATCGCGAGAACGAGGCCGACCTGATCGTCGCCGTCGATCGCCTCAGCGTCGAGACTATGGCGCTCCTGATCCGCGAATGCAGCGGCATCGTCTGCCTGTGCCTGACGGCCGAGCGCGTGCGCGAGCTGGAATTGCCGCCGATGGCGCCGGAGAACGGCAGCCGCTATGGCACGCCGTTCACCGTCTCGATCGAGGCGCGCGACGGCGTCACCACCGGCGTCTCGGCGCAGGACCGCGTGACGACGGTGCGCGCGGCCACCCGGCCCGGCGCGCGGCCCGAGGACATCGTGCGTCCCGGCCACGTGTTCCCGCTGCGCGCCACCCCGGGCGGCGTACTGGCGCGCGCCGGCCACACGGAAGGCTCGGTCGACCTGGCCGTCATGGCCGGCCTGCAGCCGGCCGCCGTGCTGTGCGAATTGATGAACCCGGACGGCACCATGATGCGCGGTGCCGCCATCGAGCGCTTCGCCGCCCTGCACGGCATGCCGATCCTGACGATCGCGGAAATGATCGCCTGGCGCCGCCAGCACGGCTGA
- a CDS encoding MFS transporter encodes MLLLTLALGFVMAWIDVTAVNTALSDISADLHVPLAGLVWVVDGYTLTFAALLLAGGALADRIGAKQAYQAGLLVFLAGSLGCALAPSGTLLVAARLLQGVGAALFMPSSLSLLAQSSTDERARARMFAIWSALVSAAATVGPLAGGLLVHLFGWRSIFWLNVPLGLAALALTHIVVRAPAGGARRPLALSSHAIAALALAALAFVLIEGPVRGWTAAPVLALAALLLVLGTWAVRRERAGQAAMLPAALYGNAAFGATVAMGFLINFGFFAQLFVISLFLQQGQGIGALETGLRLLPMMAVTGVTNLLAGRVIARRGVRWPLLAGLGGAVGAALLLTAAGWTAAPALVLACATLVTLSLGLAIPAMTATVMQAGGRAHANSAAAALNATRQVGALVGVAVAGTVLHMAGNWPLRLALAFGVMAAGLALAWLLVFLHVQRDAARAPATPALAD; translated from the coding sequence ATGCTGCTCTTGACCCTGGCGCTGGGCTTCGTGATGGCCTGGATCGACGTGACGGCCGTGAATACGGCGCTGTCCGATATTTCAGCGGACCTGCACGTGCCGCTGGCGGGATTGGTATGGGTGGTGGACGGCTACACGCTGACGTTCGCCGCGCTGCTGCTGGCCGGCGGCGCGCTGGCCGACCGCATTGGCGCGAAGCAGGCCTACCAGGCCGGCCTGCTGGTGTTCCTGGCCGGCTCCCTGGGATGCGCGCTGGCGCCCAGCGGCACGCTGCTGGTGGCCGCGCGCCTGCTGCAAGGCGTCGGGGCCGCGCTGTTCATGCCCAGCTCACTGAGCCTGCTGGCGCAGTCGTCCACCGACGAGCGGGCGCGTGCGCGCATGTTCGCCATCTGGTCGGCGCTCGTCAGCGCCGCCGCCACCGTCGGGCCGCTGGCCGGCGGGCTGCTGGTGCACCTGTTCGGCTGGCGCAGCATCTTCTGGCTCAACGTGCCGTTGGGCCTCGCGGCGCTGGCGCTGACGCATATCGTCGTCAGGGCGCCGGCCGGCGGCGCGCGCCGGCCGCTGGCATTGTCCAGCCACGCCATCGCCGCGCTCGCGCTGGCGGCGCTGGCCTTCGTGCTGATCGAGGGACCCGTGCGGGGCTGGACCGCGGCACCCGTGCTGGCGCTGGCGGCGTTGCTGCTGGTGCTGGGCACCTGGGCAGTACGGCGCGAGCGCGCCGGCCAGGCCGCGATGCTGCCTGCCGCGCTGTACGGCAACGCCGCATTCGGCGCCACCGTGGCGATGGGCTTCCTCATCAATTTCGGCTTCTTTGCCCAGCTGTTCGTCATCAGCCTGTTCCTGCAGCAGGGCCAGGGCATCGGCGCGCTGGAGACGGGCTTGCGGTTGCTGCCGATGATGGCGGTAACGGGCGTGACGAACCTGCTGGCCGGCCGCGTCATCGCGCGCCGTGGAGTGCGCTGGCCCTTGCTGGCGGGACTGGGCGGCGCCGTCGGCGCGGCGCTGCTGCTGACGGCGGCAGGGTGGACTGCGGCGCCGGCGCTGGTGCTGGCCTGCGCCACGCTGGTCACGCTGTCGCTGGGCCTGGCCATCCCGGCGATGACGGCCACCGTGATGCAGGCCGGTGGCCGGGCCCACGCCAACAGCGCCGCTGCGGCGCTGAACGCCACCCGCCAGGTTGGCGCGCTGGTGGGGGTGGCGGTGGCCGGTACGGTGCTGCACATGGCGGGCAACTGGCCGCTGCGGCTGGCGCTGGCGTTCGGCGTCATGGCAGCCGGGCTGGCGCTGGCGTGGCTGCTGGTATTCCTGCACGTGCAGCGTGACGCGGCACGGGCGCCGGCCACGCCCGCGCTGGCCGACTAG
- a CDS encoding LysR family transcriptional regulator, translated as MDWDNARVFLAIHRTGTLRGAAGQLNIDQATVGRRLAALERSLGATLFLRTPAGYVPTPAGEAAARSAAQMEEAALQLQREMQGSDHRLEGVVRVATTDTLAVHFVMAALACLHEVHPDIAIELHVDTSITSLTRREADLAVRTLRPTEPDLISRHLTRRAAGLFASRAYVERRGVPDIDTGLAGHDLVIFHPSVAPRQSRELGGASVADARVVMQVNTGMMLQQAVRAGLGIAELPIHMAGDDPGLVRIWPQRQHWYDLYLVMHGDLGRSARVRAVAEAIVAGVPA; from the coding sequence ATGGACTGGGACAATGCGCGCGTCTTCCTCGCCATCCACCGCACCGGCACCTTGCGTGGCGCGGCGGGGCAACTGAACATCGACCAGGCCACCGTCGGCCGGCGCCTGGCCGCGCTGGAGCGCTCGCTGGGCGCCACGCTGTTCCTGCGCACGCCTGCCGGCTACGTGCCCACGCCGGCCGGCGAGGCGGCGGCGCGGTCGGCGGCGCAGATGGAGGAGGCGGCGCTGCAGCTGCAGCGCGAGATGCAAGGGAGCGATCATCGGCTGGAAGGCGTGGTGCGCGTCGCCACCACGGACACCCTGGCCGTGCACTTCGTCATGGCCGCGCTGGCGTGCCTGCACGAGGTGCATCCGGACATCGCCATCGAACTGCACGTCGATACGTCGATCACGAGCCTGACGCGGCGCGAGGCCGACCTGGCCGTGCGCACCTTGCGCCCGACCGAACCGGACCTGATCTCACGCCACCTGACGCGCCGCGCCGCCGGCCTGTTCGCCAGCCGCGCCTACGTCGAGCGCCGCGGCGTGCCCGACATCGACACCGGCCTGGCAGGCCACGACCTGGTGATCTTCCACCCGTCCGTGGCGCCACGCCAGTCGCGCGAACTGGGTGGCGCCAGCGTGGCCGATGCGCGCGTCGTCATGCAGGTCAATACGGGGATGATGCTGCAGCAGGCGGTGCGCGCCGGGCTGGGGATCGCCGAGCTGCCGATCCATATGGCGGGCGACGACCCAGGGCTGGTGCGGATCTGGCCGCAGCGGCAGCATTGGTATGACCTGTACCTGGTGATGCATGGGGATCTGGGGCGTAGCGCGCGCGTGCGGGCGGTGGCGGAGGCGATCGTGGCTGGGGTGCCGGCTTAG
- a CDS encoding cupin-like domain-containing protein, which produces MPELNPSTRLPPTRQQSEAAATDAASHKAARERRAAEIRGVATIAAMRDAIKAAARALPPFTTIARCGPLDAKAFRARAMQGLPFLMEGGASHWPLAALDAQALREHYSHLPVRARVGDYVGTAFAPDRAMADMSLLAYLDLVAAGTLGLPPYLGNLELRELNRLCHWPAYFDKMGPPRFWLGPAGTVTPLHCDYDDNVFAQVWGSKRIVLAPPHHDQFLYPKEANAILFGSPFDPEAPDYERFPLARQAACVECIVQPGDMLYVPAGWYHQVRALTFSLSSNRWARALPLALRAA; this is translated from the coding sequence ATGCCAGAACTGAACCCATCCACCCGGCTGCCGCCCACCCGCCAGCAATCGGAAGCGGCGGCTACGGATGCCGCCAGCCACAAGGCCGCGCGCGAGCGGCGCGCTGCCGAGATACGAGGCGTGGCAACGATCGCCGCGATGCGCGACGCCATCAAGGCCGCTGCGCGCGCCTTGCCACCCTTTACGACCATCGCGCGCTGCGGTCCGCTCGACGCCAAAGCCTTCCGCGCGCGCGCCATGCAAGGCCTGCCGTTCCTGATGGAGGGTGGTGCCAGCCATTGGCCGCTCGCCGCGCTGGACGCGCAGGCGCTGCGCGAGCACTACAGCCACCTGCCGGTGCGGGCACGGGTGGGTGACTACGTGGGCACGGCGTTCGCGCCGGACCGGGCGATGGCGGACATGTCGCTGCTGGCCTACCTGGACCTTGTCGCGGCGGGCACGCTCGGCCTGCCGCCGTACCTGGGCAACCTGGAGCTGCGCGAGTTGAACCGCCTGTGCCACTGGCCCGCGTATTTCGACAAGATGGGCCCACCGCGCTTCTGGCTTGGCCCGGCCGGCACGGTGACGCCGCTGCACTGTGACTACGACGACAACGTGTTCGCCCAGGTCTGGGGCAGCAAGCGCATCGTCCTGGCGCCGCCGCATCACGACCAATTCCTGTATCCGAAGGAAGCCAACGCGATCCTGTTCGGCTCTCCGTTCGACCCGGAGGCACCGGACTATGAGCGCTTTCCGCTGGCGCGCCAGGCCGCCTGCGTCGAATGCATCGTGCAGCCGGGCGACATGCTGTACGTGCCGGCCGGCTGGTATCACCAGGTGCGGGCGTTGACGTTTTCGCTGTCCTCGAACCGGTGGGCGCGGGCCCTGCCGCTGGCATTACGGGCAGCCTGA
- a CDS encoding MlaE family ABC transporter permease, whose translation MITDASLYPLLRRMQRATVVWLTSWWRLLQFAVLILSQGFTPGSYRKDNRNRLACQLVLSTAPNLLWFSILAALISLVIIRIVVVTAFSYGLSRYALEMVVRVLVLELIPLTVALFVALRTTLPAGVEFAQKRLADAAAAPAGSTGGHTDPAEALRTEFFPRAAAGMFAVWMLGAVSCVLTLVLTYLVIYGFTPYGLPGYTRVVGQIFNPSVALILVLKIAFFSFAVGLIPLASSYYDAAANPFVLRFRATHGLADMVRMFSVILLIEVASLMGNYY comes from the coding sequence ATGATCACTGATGCATCACTCTACCCCCTGCTGCGGCGCATGCAACGGGCCACCGTGGTATGGCTGACGAGCTGGTGGCGCCTGCTGCAGTTCGCCGTGCTGATCCTGTCGCAGGGGTTCACGCCCGGCAGCTACCGCAAGGACAACCGCAACCGCCTGGCCTGCCAGCTGGTGCTGTCCACCGCGCCCAATCTGCTGTGGTTCTCGATCCTGGCGGCGCTGATCAGCCTTGTCATCATCCGCATCGTCGTCGTCACCGCCTTCAGCTACGGCCTGTCCCGCTATGCGCTGGAGATGGTGGTGCGCGTGCTGGTGCTGGAACTGATCCCGCTGACGGTGGCGCTGTTCGTGGCCCTGCGCACCACCTTGCCGGCCGGCGTGGAATTCGCGCAGAAGCGCCTGGCGGACGCCGCGGCCGCACCCGCCGGTTCGACGGGTGGCCACACCGATCCCGCCGAGGCGCTGCGCACGGAGTTTTTCCCGCGCGCGGCCGCTGGCATGTTCGCCGTCTGGATGCTGGGCGCCGTCAGCTGCGTGCTGACGCTGGTGCTGACCTACCTCGTGATCTACGGCTTCACGCCCTACGGCCTGCCCGGCTACACCCGCGTGGTCGGCCAGATCTTCAATCCTTCCGTGGCCCTGATCCTGGTGCTGAAGATCGCGTTCTTCAGCTTTGCCGTCGGCCTGATACCGCTGGCGTCGTCGTACTACGATGCCGCCGCCAACCCGTTCGTGCTGCGCTTTCGCGCCACGCACGGCCTGGCCGACATGGTGCGGATGTTTTCCGTGATCCTGCTGATCGAGGTCGCCTCGCTGATGGGTAACTACTACTGA
- a CDS encoding MlaD family protein, translated as MTEPTPPAPLPPAPAEPAPVRNAEFKAALLLVLMVALLAGAAIFLLYARGAFEPTQRLVLTADDSEGVTVGMDVTFAGFPVGRVQRIELSPEGKARVLVDVPKKDAHWLRTTSIFTLEKGIVGGAKLRAFTGIPTDPPLPPGAERGLLVGDAAAEIPKLLAAARDVLANVTALTAEESALGSSLKNVQGVTEKLNGPGGAMGLIAGEDKKARELLANANSLIVRADRLVGNADNKVFGKDGVATDAQAAIVQLNGLLADARNSLKKMDAVLVEAQAVGKNARVATEDLGALRADIDSNLRRIEQLVNEINRKWPFKRETEIKLP; from the coding sequence ATGACCGAACCGACTCCTCCCGCCCCGCTCCCCCCTGCCCCGGCCGAACCCGCGCCGGTACGCAACGCCGAATTCAAGGCCGCGCTGCTCCTGGTCCTGATGGTGGCCCTGCTGGCCGGCGCCGCCATCTTCCTGCTGTACGCACGCGGTGCGTTCGAGCCCACCCAGCGCCTGGTGCTGACCGCCGACGATTCCGAAGGCGTCACGGTCGGCATGGACGTGACGTTCGCCGGCTTCCCCGTCGGCCGCGTGCAGCGCATCGAGCTCTCGCCCGAGGGCAAGGCGCGCGTGCTGGTGGACGTGCCGAAGAAGGACGCCCACTGGCTGCGCACCACCAGCATCTTCACCCTGGAAAAAGGCATCGTGGGCGGCGCCAAGCTGCGCGCGTTCACCGGCATCCCGACCGATCCGCCGTTGCCGCCAGGGGCGGAACGGGGCCTGCTGGTGGGCGACGCGGCGGCCGAGATTCCGAAGCTGCTGGCCGCCGCGCGCGACGTGCTGGCCAACGTGACAGCCCTCACGGCCGAGGAATCGGCGCTGGGCAGCAGCCTGAAGAACGTGCAGGGCGTGACGGAAAAACTGAACGGCCCGGGCGGCGCGATGGGCCTGATCGCCGGCGAGGACAAGAAGGCACGCGAACTGCTGGCCAACGCCAATTCGCTGATCGTGCGTGCCGACCGCCTGGTCGGCAATGCGGACAACAAGGTGTTCGGCAAGGACGGCGTCGCCACCGACGCGCAGGCCGCCATCGTCCAGCTGAACGGCCTGCTGGCGGACGCCCGCAACAGCCTGAAGAAAATGGATGCCGTGCTGGTGGAGGCGCAAGCCGTCGGCAAGAACGCGCGCGTGGCGACGGAAGACCTGGGCGCATTGCGCGCCGATATCGACAGCAACCTGCGCCGCATCGAGCAGCTGGTCAACGAGATCAACCGCAAGTGGCCGTTCAAGCGCGAGACGGAGATCAAGCTGCCATGA
- a CDS encoding DEAD/DEAH box helicase yields the protein MSFTTLGLAPSLLDAIAAIGYQTPTPVQAAAVPAALAGRDVLGAAQTGSGKTAAFALPMLQALLAREGTRRGLHGLVLVPTRELAAQVGEAIRALVQHLPSTIKVTIAFGGVSINPQMMALRGGTDILVATPGRLLDLVEHNAIKLDHTATLVLDEADKLLDMGFAEEIARILALLPAARQNLFFSATFPPSVQALATSLLRDPARVDVQADAASTPNIEQRAFAVDPLRRLQLLKTLIKQHGWRQVLVFVATKYASEHVADKLRRNGIAAEAFHGDFSQGARTEVLADFRAGRLHVLVATDVAARGIDIAQLPVVVNFDLPRSPADYTHRIGRTGRAGASGMAVSFVSADTEQHFRLIEKRQGMRVPRETLAGFEPVQTASPPASAATDTVNGGIKGKRKSKKDKLREAAAK from the coding sequence ATGTCATTCACCACGCTGGGCCTCGCGCCTTCACTTCTCGACGCCATCGCCGCCATCGGCTACCAGACCCCCACACCGGTGCAGGCCGCGGCCGTACCTGCCGCGCTGGCGGGGCGCGACGTGCTGGGCGCCGCGCAGACCGGCTCCGGCAAGACGGCGGCGTTCGCGCTGCCGATGCTGCAGGCGCTGCTGGCGCGCGAGGGCACCCGGCGTGGCCTGCACGGCCTCGTGCTGGTGCCCACGCGCGAGCTGGCGGCCCAGGTGGGGGAGGCGATCCGCGCGCTGGTGCAGCACCTGCCGTCCACCATCAAGGTGACGATCGCCTTCGGCGGCGTCTCGATCAATCCGCAGATGATGGCGCTGCGCGGCGGCACCGACATCCTGGTCGCCACCCCGGGCCGCCTGCTCGACCTGGTCGAGCACAACGCCATCAAGCTCGATCACACGGCCACGCTGGTGCTGGACGAGGCGGACAAGCTGCTGGACATGGGCTTTGCCGAAGAGATCGCGCGCATCCTGGCGCTGCTGCCCGCTGCGCGGCAGAACCTGTTCTTTTCGGCGACCTTCCCGCCGTCCGTGCAGGCACTGGCAACGAGCCTGTTGCGCGACCCGGCGCGAGTCGACGTGCAGGCGGACGCGGCATCCACGCCGAACATCGAACAGCGCGCCTTTGCCGTCGATCCGCTGCGCCGCCTGCAACTGCTGAAGACCCTGATCAAGCAGCACGGCTGGCGCCAGGTGCTGGTATTCGTCGCGACGAAATATGCGTCCGAGCACGTGGCCGACAAGCTGCGCCGCAACGGCATCGCCGCCGAGGCCTTCCACGGCGATTTCAGCCAGGGCGCGCGCACCGAAGTGCTGGCGGACTTCCGCGCTGGCCGGCTGCACGTGCTGGTCGCCACCGACGTCGCCGCGCGCGGCATCGACATCGCGCAACTGCCGGTGGTGGTCAATTTCGATTTGCCGCGCTCGCCGGCGGACTACACGCACCGCATCGGCCGCACGGGCCGCGCGGGCGCCAGCGGCATGGCCGTCAGTTTCGTGAGCGCGGACACGGAGCAGCATTTCCGCCTGATCGAGAAACGCCAGGGCATGCGCGTGCCGCGCGAGACGCTGGCCGGGTTCGAGCCGGTGCAGACGGCATCTCCGCCTGCCAGCGCCGCGACGGACACCGTCAACGGCGGCATCAAGGGCAAGCGCAAGAGCAAGAAGGACAAGCTGCGCGAGGCCGCGGCGAAATAA
- a CDS encoding type 1 glutamine amidotransferase domain-containing protein, whose product MKVLIVLTSHDQLGNTGRKTGFWLEELAAPYYAFKDAGAQIVLASPKGGQPPLDPKSDEPDSQTEATRRFKADAEAQAQLAATVRLDSVAQADFDTVFYPGGHGPLWDLAEDRHSIALIESFIAASKPVALVCHAPGVLRHVRNADGRPLVEGKEVTGFTNSEEAAVQLTDIVPFLVEDELKAKGGKFTRGDDWASYVVRDGLLITGQNPGSSAEAATALMAQLRAA is encoded by the coding sequence ATGAAAGTACTGATCGTTCTGACGTCGCACGACCAGCTGGGCAACACCGGCCGCAAGACCGGCTTCTGGCTGGAGGAACTGGCTGCACCGTACTACGCCTTCAAGGATGCGGGCGCACAGATCGTGCTGGCTTCGCCCAAGGGCGGCCAGCCGCCGCTGGACCCGAAAAGCGACGAACCGGATTCGCAGACGGAGGCCACGCGCCGCTTCAAGGCCGACGCTGAAGCACAGGCCCAGCTGGCGGCGACCGTGCGCCTGGACAGCGTGGCGCAGGCCGACTTCGACACGGTGTTCTACCCGGGCGGCCATGGCCCGCTGTGGGACCTGGCGGAAGACCGCCATTCGATCGCGCTGATCGAATCGTTCATCGCGGCCAGCAAGCCGGTCGCGCTGGTGTGCCACGCGCCGGGCGTGCTGCGCCACGTGCGCAATGCGGACGGCCGCCCGCTGGTCGAAGGCAAGGAAGTCACGGGCTTCACCAACAGCGAGGAAGCGGCGGTGCAGCTGACGGACATCGTGCCATTCCTGGTCGAGGACGAACTGAAAGCCAAGGGCGGCAAGTTCACGCGCGGTGACGACTGGGCCTCCTACGTGGTGCGCGACGGCCTGCTGATCACGGGCCAGAATCCCGGCTCGTCGGCCGAGGCGGCCACCGCGCTGATGGCGCAACTGCGCGCGGCCTGA
- a CDS encoding TetR/AcrR family transcriptional regulator: MNSASPAPHTDVRANILATGQRIMAGKGYSAVGLTEILTAAGVPKGSFYHYFGSKDAFGEAMLQTYFDDYLAEIDRTMAAPGQTMAQRLMAYWDAWRSAQSFQDCQGKCLAVKLGAEVADLSEAMRRVLQGGTDGIVARLAAAIAAGVEEGSLAIDGDAMAVAQSLYQLWLGASIMVKIGRSTQPFDTALAMTRQILHLTA; this comes from the coding sequence GAACAGCGCAAGCCCAGCCCCCCACACCGACGTCCGTGCCAACATCCTGGCCACGGGCCAGCGCATCATGGCAGGGAAGGGCTATTCGGCGGTGGGCCTGACCGAGATCCTGACGGCGGCCGGCGTGCCGAAGGGCTCCTTCTACCATTACTTCGGCTCGAAGGACGCGTTCGGCGAGGCCATGCTGCAGACCTATTTCGACGACTACCTGGCCGAGATCGACCGCACCATGGCGGCGCCCGGCCAGACGATGGCCCAGCGGCTGATGGCGTATTGGGACGCCTGGCGGTCGGCGCAGTCGTTCCAGGACTGCCAGGGCAAGTGCCTGGCCGTCAAGCTGGGCGCCGAAGTGGCCGACCTGTCGGAAGCCATGCGCCGCGTGCTGCAAGGCGGTACCGACGGCATCGTGGCGCGCCTGGCCGCGGCCATCGCCGCCGGGGTGGAGGAGGGCTCGCTGGCGATCGACGGCGATGCCATGGCAGTCGCGCAATCGCTGTACCAGTTGTGGCTGGGCGCCAGCATCATGGTCAAGATCGGCCGCAGCACGCAGCCGTTCGACACCGCGCTGGCAATGACCCGGCAAATCTTGCATCTCACCGCATGA